The Coffea arabica cultivar ET-39 chromosome 1e, Coffea Arabica ET-39 HiFi, whole genome shotgun sequence genome has a window encoding:
- the LOC113735707 gene encoding histone-lysine N-methyltransferase EZA1 isoform X1, translated as MVSKSTDSASNKSKKLNGGGGQTSDMLGTLSIRINQLKKQIQAERAASVKDKVEDNKTNLETHVSKLIELASSRQDVSISNQQALGDMLLARIENPLCKFNGLAQGWERDSFNAEEALSSTTAKLPLMENIPPYTTWIFLDKNQRMAEDQSVVGRRRIYYDPHGSEALICSDSEEEMVAPEEEKHEFSEAEDRILWMTFTEYGLDEEVLKILIQFVGGTTSEIQERCNMLNEENQARLNKNLLGSEKTESEESAFLGKRLSAALDSFDNLFCRRCLVFDCRLHGCSQILINSSEKQSYSSDSEDERRPCSENCCLQLRVVENLPQGMEGSSFHVCESKTSAEDGSTLLGQHASETEHNHQTPGKRKVLEPLNTVVELASDNLLGSSSKKLKSAAQGTVSMAVDESVLLDQNLSVISKDQEFSGADENQTINDASKNFGCLTNNSGDKVGQDERSEVHEMCILEQTSNLKNISDWKPLEKELFFKGIEIFGRNSCLIARNLLPGLKTCVEVSSFMNDAGEATSHGTAAFPNTVSADNGRGDIDHMVEAEMPARSRLFRKRGRTRKLKYSWKSAGHPSIWRRIVDDKNQSCKQYTPCGCQPICGKQCPCLQNGTCCEKYCGCSKSCKNRFRGCHCAKSQCRSRQCPCFAAGRECDPDVCRNCWVSCGDGSLGEPPRQGDGQCGNMRLLLRQQQRILLAKSDVAGWGAFLKNPVNKNDYLGEYTGELISHREADKRGKIYDRANSSFLFDLNDQYVLDAYRKGDKLKFANHSANPNCYAKVTIELASLLISTLELARSYSMITVMVLIKHLYGLANRRVQKETIHQYLKDEQRNTNPTERLGSSCCMLVYKYFMCFCA; from the exons ATGGTCTCCAAGTCAACAGATTCTGCTTCTAATAAATCCAAA AAACTCAATGGAGGAGGAGGACAAACAAGTGATATGTTGGGGACCTTATCTATCAGGATAAATCAACTGAAAAAGCAGATTCAAGCTGAAAGAGCTGCTTCAGTTAAA GACAAAGTCGAGGACAATAAAACGAATTTGGAAACTCACGTTTCCAAGCTTATTGAATTGGCTTCATCACGGCAAGATGTTTCGATTTCAAACCAACAAGCTCTTGGTGATATGCTTTTAGCTAGAATTGAAAATCCCCTGTGCAAATTTAATGGACTTGCTCAAGGGTGGGAAAGAGATTCTTTTAATGCTGAAGAAGCTCTATCCTCAACAACTGCAAAGCTTCCGCTTATGGAGAACATACCACCCTATACTACTTGGATTTTCCTGGACAA AAATCAGAGGATGGCTGAAGACCAATCAGTGGTTGGGAGGAGACGAATATACTATGATCCACATGGTAGTGAAGCACTGATATGCAGTGATAGTGAGGAAGAGATGGTAGCACCTGAGGAAGAGAAACATGAGTTTTCTGAGGCTGAGGACCGTATTTTATG GATGACTTTTACAGAATATGGCTTAGATGAAGAGGTACTCAAGATCTTGATCCAATTTGTTGGAGGCACCACCTCAGAAATCCAG GAGCGCTGTAATATGCTCAATGAAGAAAATCAAGCCAGACTGAATAAAAACCTATTGGGTTCCGAGAAAACTGAATCTGAAGAGAGTGCATTTTTGGGAAAACGTCTTAGTGCTGCTTTGGACTCATTTGATAATCTTTTCTGTCGCCGTTGCCTG GTTTTTGATTGCCGTTTGCATGGTTGttcacaaattctaattaacTCT AGCGAAAAGCAGTCTTATTCATCTGACTCTGAAGATGAAAGGAGACCTTGCAGTGAAAACTGCTGCCTTCAG TTAAGAGTTGTTGAAAACCTTCCACAAGGTATGGAAGGTAGTTCCTTCCATGTTTGTGAAAGTAAAACTTCAGCAGAGGATGGCAGTACCCTTCTCGGTCAGCATGCTTCAGAGACAG AGCACAATCATCAAACTCCTGGGAAGCGCAAGGTATTGGAGCCTCTAAACACAGTGGTAGAACTGGCCTCTGACAACCTTCTGGGATCTTCAAGTAAGAAACTGAAGTCAGCAGCTCAGGGTACAGTTAGCATGGCTGTTGATGAGAGTGTGCTTCTGGATCAAAATCTTTCCGTCATAAGCAAGGACCAGGAATTCAGTGGAGCTGATGAAAATCAAACCATCAATGATGCTAGTAAAAACTTTGGTTGTCTTACTAATAATTCTGGGGATAAAGTTGGGCAAGATGAAAGAAGTGAGGTTCATGAAATGTGCATACTTGAGCAGACATCGAATTTGAAGAATATTTCTGACTGGAAACCTCTTGAAAAAGAATTATTCTTCAAAGGAATAGAAATTTTTGGCAGAAACAG CTGCCTCATAGCTCGGAACTTACTTCCTGGCCTGAAGACTTGTGTCGAGGTATCCAGTTTCATGAATGATGCTGGGGAGGCAACATCTCATGGAACTGCAGCTTTCCCAAACACTGTTTCAGCTGATAATGGGAGAGGCGATATAGATCACATGGTT GAGGCTGAGATGCCAGCAAGATCACGTTTGTTTCGTAAAAGAGGTCGAACAAGGAAGCTTAAATATTCTTGGAAATCTGCTGGCCATCCATCAATCTGGAGAAGAATTGTTGATGATAAAAACCAGTCCTGCAAACAGTATACTCCTTGTGGATGCCAGCCGATATGTGGAAAGCAATGCCCATGTTTACAAAATGGGACTTGTTGTGAAAAATACTGTGG GTGCTCCAAAAGCTGCAAAAACCGATTCAGGGGATGCCACTGTGCAAAAAGTCAATGCCGAAGCCGACAATGCCCATGCTTTGCTGCTGGACGGGAATGTGACCCTGATGTTTGCCGCAATTGCTGGGTTAG TTGTGGTGATGGTTCATTGGGTGAGCCACCTAGACAAGGAGATGGTCAATGTGGCAACATGAGGCTTCTCCTAAGGCAGCAGCAAAGG ATTCTCTTAGCAAAATCTGATGTTGCAGGATGGGGAGCATTCCTCAAG AATCCTGTCAACAAGAATGATTACCTGGGAGAATACACTGGTGAACTGATCTCTCATCGAGAAGCTGATAAGCGTGGAAAAATCTATGATCGTGCTAATTCGTCATTCCTTTTCGACTTGAATGATCAG TATGTACTAGATGCATATCGCAAGGGAGACAAGCTGAAGTTTGCAAACCACTCTGCAAATCCTAACTGCTATGCAAAG GTGACCATCGAGTTGGCATCTTTGCTAATCAGCACATTGGAGCTAGCGAGGAGCTATTCTATGATTACCGTTATGGTCCTGATCAAGCACCTATATGGGCTCGCAAACCGGAGGGTTCAAAAGGAGACGATTCACCAGTACCTCAAGGACGAGCAAAGAAACACCAATCCAACTGAGAGACTTGGCTCTTCATGCTGTATGCTTGTCTATAAATATTTCATGTGCTTTTGCGCATAA
- the LOC113735707 gene encoding histone-lysine N-methyltransferase EZA1 isoform X2 — protein sequence MVSKSTDSASNKSKKLNGGGGQTSDMLGTLSIRINQLKKQIQAERAASVKDKVEDNKTNLETHVSKLIELASSRQDVSISNQQALGDMLLARIENPLCKFNGLAQGWERDSFNAEEALSSTTAKLPLMENIPPYTTWIFLDKNQRMAEDQSVVGRRRIYYDPHGSEALICSDSEEEMVAPEEEKHEFSEAEDRILWMTFTEYGLDEEVLKILIQFVGGTTSEIQERCNMLNEENQARLNKNLLGSEKTESEESAFLGKRLSAALDSFDNLFCRRCLVFDCRLHGCSQILINSSEKQSYSSDSEDERRPCSENCCLQLRVVENLPQGMEGSSFHVCESKTSAEDGSTLLGQHASETGCMLKIEHNHQTPGKRKVLEPLNTVVELASDNLLGSSSKKLKSAAQGTVSMAVDESVLLDQNLSVISKDQEFSGADENQTINDASKNFGCLTNNSGDKVGQDERSEVHEMCILEQTSNLKNISDWKPLEKELFFKGIEIFGRNSCLIARNLLPGLKTCVEVSSFMNDAGEATSHGTAAFPNTVSADNGRGDIDHMVEAEMPARSRLFRKRGRTRKLKYSWKSAGHPSIWRRIVDDKNQSCKQYTPCGCQPICGKQCPCLQNGTCCEKYCGCSKSCKNRFRGCHCAKSQCRSRQCPCFAAGRECDPDVCRNCWVSCGDGSLGEPPRQGDGQCGNMRLLLRQQQRILLAKSDVAGWGAFLKNPVNKNDYLGEYTGELISHREADKRGKIYDRANSSFLFDLNDQYVLDAYRKGDKLKFANHSANPNCYAKVILVAGDHRVGIFANQHIGASEELFYDYRYGPDQAPIWARKPEGSKGDDSPVPQGRAKKHQSN from the exons ATGGTCTCCAAGTCAACAGATTCTGCTTCTAATAAATCCAAA AAACTCAATGGAGGAGGAGGACAAACAAGTGATATGTTGGGGACCTTATCTATCAGGATAAATCAACTGAAAAAGCAGATTCAAGCTGAAAGAGCTGCTTCAGTTAAA GACAAAGTCGAGGACAATAAAACGAATTTGGAAACTCACGTTTCCAAGCTTATTGAATTGGCTTCATCACGGCAAGATGTTTCGATTTCAAACCAACAAGCTCTTGGTGATATGCTTTTAGCTAGAATTGAAAATCCCCTGTGCAAATTTAATGGACTTGCTCAAGGGTGGGAAAGAGATTCTTTTAATGCTGAAGAAGCTCTATCCTCAACAACTGCAAAGCTTCCGCTTATGGAGAACATACCACCCTATACTACTTGGATTTTCCTGGACAA AAATCAGAGGATGGCTGAAGACCAATCAGTGGTTGGGAGGAGACGAATATACTATGATCCACATGGTAGTGAAGCACTGATATGCAGTGATAGTGAGGAAGAGATGGTAGCACCTGAGGAAGAGAAACATGAGTTTTCTGAGGCTGAGGACCGTATTTTATG GATGACTTTTACAGAATATGGCTTAGATGAAGAGGTACTCAAGATCTTGATCCAATTTGTTGGAGGCACCACCTCAGAAATCCAG GAGCGCTGTAATATGCTCAATGAAGAAAATCAAGCCAGACTGAATAAAAACCTATTGGGTTCCGAGAAAACTGAATCTGAAGAGAGTGCATTTTTGGGAAAACGTCTTAGTGCTGCTTTGGACTCATTTGATAATCTTTTCTGTCGCCGTTGCCTG GTTTTTGATTGCCGTTTGCATGGTTGttcacaaattctaattaacTCT AGCGAAAAGCAGTCTTATTCATCTGACTCTGAAGATGAAAGGAGACCTTGCAGTGAAAACTGCTGCCTTCAG TTAAGAGTTGTTGAAAACCTTCCACAAGGTATGGAAGGTAGTTCCTTCCATGTTTGTGAAAGTAAAACTTCAGCAGAGGATGGCAGTACCCTTCTCGGTCAGCATGCTTCAGAGACAG GCTGTATGCTCAAAATAGAGCACAATCATCAAACTCCTGGGAAGCGCAAGGTATTGGAGCCTCTAAACACAGTGGTAGAACTGGCCTCTGACAACCTTCTGGGATCTTCAAGTAAGAAACTGAAGTCAGCAGCTCAGGGTACAGTTAGCATGGCTGTTGATGAGAGTGTGCTTCTGGATCAAAATCTTTCCGTCATAAGCAAGGACCAGGAATTCAGTGGAGCTGATGAAAATCAAACCATCAATGATGCTAGTAAAAACTTTGGTTGTCTTACTAATAATTCTGGGGATAAAGTTGGGCAAGATGAAAGAAGTGAGGTTCATGAAATGTGCATACTTGAGCAGACATCGAATTTGAAGAATATTTCTGACTGGAAACCTCTTGAAAAAGAATTATTCTTCAAAGGAATAGAAATTTTTGGCAGAAACAG CTGCCTCATAGCTCGGAACTTACTTCCTGGCCTGAAGACTTGTGTCGAGGTATCCAGTTTCATGAATGATGCTGGGGAGGCAACATCTCATGGAACTGCAGCTTTCCCAAACACTGTTTCAGCTGATAATGGGAGAGGCGATATAGATCACATGGTT GAGGCTGAGATGCCAGCAAGATCACGTTTGTTTCGTAAAAGAGGTCGAACAAGGAAGCTTAAATATTCTTGGAAATCTGCTGGCCATCCATCAATCTGGAGAAGAATTGTTGATGATAAAAACCAGTCCTGCAAACAGTATACTCCTTGTGGATGCCAGCCGATATGTGGAAAGCAATGCCCATGTTTACAAAATGGGACTTGTTGTGAAAAATACTGTGG GTGCTCCAAAAGCTGCAAAAACCGATTCAGGGGATGCCACTGTGCAAAAAGTCAATGCCGAAGCCGACAATGCCCATGCTTTGCTGCTGGACGGGAATGTGACCCTGATGTTTGCCGCAATTGCTGGGTTAG TTGTGGTGATGGTTCATTGGGTGAGCCACCTAGACAAGGAGATGGTCAATGTGGCAACATGAGGCTTCTCCTAAGGCAGCAGCAAAGG ATTCTCTTAGCAAAATCTGATGTTGCAGGATGGGGAGCATTCCTCAAG AATCCTGTCAACAAGAATGATTACCTGGGAGAATACACTGGTGAACTGATCTCTCATCGAGAAGCTGATAAGCGTGGAAAAATCTATGATCGTGCTAATTCGTCATTCCTTTTCGACTTGAATGATCAG TATGTACTAGATGCATATCGCAAGGGAGACAAGCTGAAGTTTGCAAACCACTCTGCAAATCCTAACTGCTATGCAAAG GTAATATTGGTTGCAGGTGACCATCGAGTTGGCATCTTTGCTAATCAGCACATTGGAGCTAGCGAGGAGCTATTCTATGATTACCGTTATGGTCCTGATCAAGCACCTATATGGGCTCGCAAACCGGAGGGTTCAAAAGGAGACGATTCACCAGTACCTCAAGGACGAGCAAAGAAACACCAATCCAACTGA
- the LOC113735707 gene encoding histone-lysine N-methyltransferase EZA1 isoform X4 — MVSKSTDSASNKSKKLNGGGGQTSDMLGTLSIRINQLKKQIQAERAASVKDKVEDNKTNLETHVSKLIELASSRQDVSISNQQALGDMLLARIENPLCKFNGLAQGWERDSFNAEEALSSTTAKLPLMENIPPYTTWIFLDKNQRMAEDQSVVGRRRIYYDPHGSEALICSDSEEEMVAPEEEKHEFSEAEDRILWMTFTEYGLDEEVLKILIQFVGGTTSEIQERCNMLNEENQARLNKNLLGSEKTESEESAFLGKRLSAALDSFDNLFCRRCLVFDCRLHGCSQILINSSEKQSYSSDSEDERRPCSENCCLQLRVVENLPQGMEGSSFHVCESKTSAEDGSTLLGQHASETGCMLKIEHNHQTPGKRKVLEPLNTVVELASDNLLGSSSKKLKSAAQGTVSMAVDESVLLDQNLSVISKDQEFSGADENQTINDASKNFGCLTNNSGDKVGQDERSEVHEMCILEQTSNLKNISDWKPLEKELFFKGIEIFGRNSCLIARNLLPGLKTCVEVSSFMNDAGEATSHGTAAFPNTVSADNGRGDIDHMVEAEMPARSRLFRKRGRTRKLKYSWKSAGHPSIWRRIVDDKNQSCKQYTPCGCQPICGKQCPCLQNGTCCEKYCGCSKSCKNRFRGCHCAKSQCRSRQCPCFAAGRECDPDVCRNCWVSCGDGSLGEPPRQGDGQCGNMRLLLRQQQRILLAKSDVAGWGAFLKNPVNKNDYLGEYTGELISHREADKRGKIYDRANSSFLFDLNDQYVLDAYRKGDKLKFANHSANPNCYAKVTIELASLLISTLELARSYSMITVMVLIKHLYGLANRRVQKETIHQYLKDEQRNTNPTERLGSSCCMLVYKYFMCFCA; from the exons ATGGTCTCCAAGTCAACAGATTCTGCTTCTAATAAATCCAAA AAACTCAATGGAGGAGGAGGACAAACAAGTGATATGTTGGGGACCTTATCTATCAGGATAAATCAACTGAAAAAGCAGATTCAAGCTGAAAGAGCTGCTTCAGTTAAA GACAAAGTCGAGGACAATAAAACGAATTTGGAAACTCACGTTTCCAAGCTTATTGAATTGGCTTCATCACGGCAAGATGTTTCGATTTCAAACCAACAAGCTCTTGGTGATATGCTTTTAGCTAGAATTGAAAATCCCCTGTGCAAATTTAATGGACTTGCTCAAGGGTGGGAAAGAGATTCTTTTAATGCTGAAGAAGCTCTATCCTCAACAACTGCAAAGCTTCCGCTTATGGAGAACATACCACCCTATACTACTTGGATTTTCCTGGACAA AAATCAGAGGATGGCTGAAGACCAATCAGTGGTTGGGAGGAGACGAATATACTATGATCCACATGGTAGTGAAGCACTGATATGCAGTGATAGTGAGGAAGAGATGGTAGCACCTGAGGAAGAGAAACATGAGTTTTCTGAGGCTGAGGACCGTATTTTATG GATGACTTTTACAGAATATGGCTTAGATGAAGAGGTACTCAAGATCTTGATCCAATTTGTTGGAGGCACCACCTCAGAAATCCAG GAGCGCTGTAATATGCTCAATGAAGAAAATCAAGCCAGACTGAATAAAAACCTATTGGGTTCCGAGAAAACTGAATCTGAAGAGAGTGCATTTTTGGGAAAACGTCTTAGTGCTGCTTTGGACTCATTTGATAATCTTTTCTGTCGCCGTTGCCTG GTTTTTGATTGCCGTTTGCATGGTTGttcacaaattctaattaacTCT AGCGAAAAGCAGTCTTATTCATCTGACTCTGAAGATGAAAGGAGACCTTGCAGTGAAAACTGCTGCCTTCAG TTAAGAGTTGTTGAAAACCTTCCACAAGGTATGGAAGGTAGTTCCTTCCATGTTTGTGAAAGTAAAACTTCAGCAGAGGATGGCAGTACCCTTCTCGGTCAGCATGCTTCAGAGACAG GCTGTATGCTCAAAATAGAGCACAATCATCAAACTCCTGGGAAGCGCAAGGTATTGGAGCCTCTAAACACAGTGGTAGAACTGGCCTCTGACAACCTTCTGGGATCTTCAAGTAAGAAACTGAAGTCAGCAGCTCAGGGTACAGTTAGCATGGCTGTTGATGAGAGTGTGCTTCTGGATCAAAATCTTTCCGTCATAAGCAAGGACCAGGAATTCAGTGGAGCTGATGAAAATCAAACCATCAATGATGCTAGTAAAAACTTTGGTTGTCTTACTAATAATTCTGGGGATAAAGTTGGGCAAGATGAAAGAAGTGAGGTTCATGAAATGTGCATACTTGAGCAGACATCGAATTTGAAGAATATTTCTGACTGGAAACCTCTTGAAAAAGAATTATTCTTCAAAGGAATAGAAATTTTTGGCAGAAACAG CTGCCTCATAGCTCGGAACTTACTTCCTGGCCTGAAGACTTGTGTCGAGGTATCCAGTTTCATGAATGATGCTGGGGAGGCAACATCTCATGGAACTGCAGCTTTCCCAAACACTGTTTCAGCTGATAATGGGAGAGGCGATATAGATCACATGGTT GAGGCTGAGATGCCAGCAAGATCACGTTTGTTTCGTAAAAGAGGTCGAACAAGGAAGCTTAAATATTCTTGGAAATCTGCTGGCCATCCATCAATCTGGAGAAGAATTGTTGATGATAAAAACCAGTCCTGCAAACAGTATACTCCTTGTGGATGCCAGCCGATATGTGGAAAGCAATGCCCATGTTTACAAAATGGGACTTGTTGTGAAAAATACTGTGG GTGCTCCAAAAGCTGCAAAAACCGATTCAGGGGATGCCACTGTGCAAAAAGTCAATGCCGAAGCCGACAATGCCCATGCTTTGCTGCTGGACGGGAATGTGACCCTGATGTTTGCCGCAATTGCTGGGTTAG TTGTGGTGATGGTTCATTGGGTGAGCCACCTAGACAAGGAGATGGTCAATGTGGCAACATGAGGCTTCTCCTAAGGCAGCAGCAAAGG ATTCTCTTAGCAAAATCTGATGTTGCAGGATGGGGAGCATTCCTCAAG AATCCTGTCAACAAGAATGATTACCTGGGAGAATACACTGGTGAACTGATCTCTCATCGAGAAGCTGATAAGCGTGGAAAAATCTATGATCGTGCTAATTCGTCATTCCTTTTCGACTTGAATGATCAG TATGTACTAGATGCATATCGCAAGGGAGACAAGCTGAAGTTTGCAAACCACTCTGCAAATCCTAACTGCTATGCAAAG GTGACCATCGAGTTGGCATCTTTGCTAATCAGCACATTGGAGCTAGCGAGGAGCTATTCTATGATTACCGTTATGGTCCTGATCAAGCACCTATATGGGCTCGCAAACCGGAGGGTTCAAAAGGAGACGATTCACCAGTACCTCAAGGACGAGCAAAGAAACACCAATCCAACTGAGAGACTTGGCTCTTCATGCTGTATGCTTGTCTATAAATATTTCATGTGCTTTTGCGCATAA
- the LOC113735707 gene encoding histone-lysine N-methyltransferase EZA1 isoform X3, whose amino-acid sequence MAEDQSVVGRRRIYYDPHGSEALICSDSEEEMVAPEEEKHEFSEAEDRILWMTFTEYGLDEEVLKILIQFVGGTTSEIQERCNMLNEENQARLNKNLLGSEKTESEESAFLGKRLSAALDSFDNLFCRRCLVFDCRLHGCSQILINSSEKQSYSSDSEDERRPCSENCCLQLRVVENLPQGMEGSSFHVCESKTSAEDGSTLLGQHASETGCMLKIEHNHQTPGKRKVLEPLNTVVELASDNLLGSSSKKLKSAAQGTVSMAVDESVLLDQNLSVISKDQEFSGADENQTINDASKNFGCLTNNSGDKVGQDERSEVHEMCILEQTSNLKNISDWKPLEKELFFKGIEIFGRNSCLIARNLLPGLKTCVEVSSFMNDAGEATSHGTAAFPNTVSADNGRGDIDHMVEAEMPARSRLFRKRGRTRKLKYSWKSAGHPSIWRRIVDDKNQSCKQYTPCGCQPICGKQCPCLQNGTCCEKYCGCSKSCKNRFRGCHCAKSQCRSRQCPCFAAGRECDPDVCRNCWVSCGDGSLGEPPRQGDGQCGNMRLLLRQQQRILLAKSDVAGWGAFLKNPVNKNDYLGEYTGELISHREADKRGKIYDRANSSFLFDLNDQYVLDAYRKGDKLKFANHSANPNCYAKVTIELASLLISTLELARSYSMITVMVLIKHLYGLANRRVQKETIHQYLKDEQRNTNPTERLGSSCCMLVYKYFMCFCA is encoded by the exons ATGGCTGAAGACCAATCAGTGGTTGGGAGGAGACGAATATACTATGATCCACATGGTAGTGAAGCACTGATATGCAGTGATAGTGAGGAAGAGATGGTAGCACCTGAGGAAGAGAAACATGAGTTTTCTGAGGCTGAGGACCGTATTTTATG GATGACTTTTACAGAATATGGCTTAGATGAAGAGGTACTCAAGATCTTGATCCAATTTGTTGGAGGCACCACCTCAGAAATCCAG GAGCGCTGTAATATGCTCAATGAAGAAAATCAAGCCAGACTGAATAAAAACCTATTGGGTTCCGAGAAAACTGAATCTGAAGAGAGTGCATTTTTGGGAAAACGTCTTAGTGCTGCTTTGGACTCATTTGATAATCTTTTCTGTCGCCGTTGCCTG GTTTTTGATTGCCGTTTGCATGGTTGttcacaaattctaattaacTCT AGCGAAAAGCAGTCTTATTCATCTGACTCTGAAGATGAAAGGAGACCTTGCAGTGAAAACTGCTGCCTTCAG TTAAGAGTTGTTGAAAACCTTCCACAAGGTATGGAAGGTAGTTCCTTCCATGTTTGTGAAAGTAAAACTTCAGCAGAGGATGGCAGTACCCTTCTCGGTCAGCATGCTTCAGAGACAG GCTGTATGCTCAAAATAGAGCACAATCATCAAACTCCTGGGAAGCGCAAGGTATTGGAGCCTCTAAACACAGTGGTAGAACTGGCCTCTGACAACCTTCTGGGATCTTCAAGTAAGAAACTGAAGTCAGCAGCTCAGGGTACAGTTAGCATGGCTGTTGATGAGAGTGTGCTTCTGGATCAAAATCTTTCCGTCATAAGCAAGGACCAGGAATTCAGTGGAGCTGATGAAAATCAAACCATCAATGATGCTAGTAAAAACTTTGGTTGTCTTACTAATAATTCTGGGGATAAAGTTGGGCAAGATGAAAGAAGTGAGGTTCATGAAATGTGCATACTTGAGCAGACATCGAATTTGAAGAATATTTCTGACTGGAAACCTCTTGAAAAAGAATTATTCTTCAAAGGAATAGAAATTTTTGGCAGAAACAG CTGCCTCATAGCTCGGAACTTACTTCCTGGCCTGAAGACTTGTGTCGAGGTATCCAGTTTCATGAATGATGCTGGGGAGGCAACATCTCATGGAACTGCAGCTTTCCCAAACACTGTTTCAGCTGATAATGGGAGAGGCGATATAGATCACATGGTT GAGGCTGAGATGCCAGCAAGATCACGTTTGTTTCGTAAAAGAGGTCGAACAAGGAAGCTTAAATATTCTTGGAAATCTGCTGGCCATCCATCAATCTGGAGAAGAATTGTTGATGATAAAAACCAGTCCTGCAAACAGTATACTCCTTGTGGATGCCAGCCGATATGTGGAAAGCAATGCCCATGTTTACAAAATGGGACTTGTTGTGAAAAATACTGTGG GTGCTCCAAAAGCTGCAAAAACCGATTCAGGGGATGCCACTGTGCAAAAAGTCAATGCCGAAGCCGACAATGCCCATGCTTTGCTGCTGGACGGGAATGTGACCCTGATGTTTGCCGCAATTGCTGGGTTAG TTGTGGTGATGGTTCATTGGGTGAGCCACCTAGACAAGGAGATGGTCAATGTGGCAACATGAGGCTTCTCCTAAGGCAGCAGCAAAGG ATTCTCTTAGCAAAATCTGATGTTGCAGGATGGGGAGCATTCCTCAAG AATCCTGTCAACAAGAATGATTACCTGGGAGAATACACTGGTGAACTGATCTCTCATCGAGAAGCTGATAAGCGTGGAAAAATCTATGATCGTGCTAATTCGTCATTCCTTTTCGACTTGAATGATCAG TATGTACTAGATGCATATCGCAAGGGAGACAAGCTGAAGTTTGCAAACCACTCTGCAAATCCTAACTGCTATGCAAAG GTGACCATCGAGTTGGCATCTTTGCTAATCAGCACATTGGAGCTAGCGAGGAGCTATTCTATGATTACCGTTATGGTCCTGATCAAGCACCTATATGGGCTCGCAAACCGGAGGGTTCAAAAGGAGACGATTCACCAGTACCTCAAGGACGAGCAAAGAAACACCAATCCAACTGAGAGACTTGGCTCTTCATGCTGTATGCTTGTCTATAAATATTTCATGTGCTTTTGCGCATAA